In a single window of the Nocardioides sp. L-11A genome:
- a CDS encoding response regulator transcription factor, translating to MIRILVVDDHPVVRDGVAATLAAVSDFEVVGQAGDGPAAVELTASLRPDVVVLDLRMPGGSGVDAVREMRRRHLSAAVLVLTTYDTDSDTVAAIEAGATGYLLKDAPVETLVAGVRATAAGETVLSPAVATRLASHVRRPARTAALSAREREVLTLVARGTANRAIARELFVSEATVKTHLAHVYEKLGVADRAAAVAVAYERGILG from the coding sequence GTGATCCGGATCCTGGTCGTCGACGACCACCCGGTCGTCCGCGACGGGGTCGCCGCCACCCTCGCGGCCGTGTCGGACTTCGAGGTCGTCGGCCAGGCCGGCGACGGGCCGGCGGCCGTGGAGCTCACCGCGTCCCTGCGGCCCGACGTCGTCGTCCTCGACCTGCGGATGCCGGGCGGCAGCGGTGTCGACGCGGTCCGCGAGATGCGGCGGCGGCACCTGTCCGCCGCCGTGCTCGTGCTCACCACCTACGACACGGACTCCGACACGGTCGCCGCGATCGAGGCGGGCGCCACCGGCTACCTCCTCAAGGACGCGCCGGTCGAGACCCTGGTCGCGGGGGTGCGGGCCACGGCGGCGGGGGAGACGGTGCTCTCGCCGGCGGTCGCCACCCGGCTCGCCTCGCACGTGCGCCGGCCCGCGCGGACCGCGGCGCTCAGCGCGCGCGAACGGGAGGTGCTGACTCTGGTCGCCCGGGGCACCGCCAACCGGGCGATCGCCCGCGAGCTGTTCGTCAGTGAGGCGACGGTGAAGACCCATCTCGCCCACGTCTACGAGAAGCTCGGCGTCGCCGACCGTGCTGCCGCCGTCGCGGTGGCCTACGAGCGTGGGATCCTCGGCTAG